The DNA region GTTGATCACGCGGCCGCTGCGGCGCTTCATCATCCCGCGGGTCGCCGCACGGATGGTGTTGAAGGCGCCGCGCAGGTTGGTGTCCAGCACCTCGGTCCAGTCGTCGTCCTTGATGCGCATGAGCACGTTGTCGCGGGTGACGCCGGCGTTGTTCACCAGTACGTCCAGCCCGCCCATCTCGTCCTCCACGCGCTTGACCAGCTCGTTGACCGCGGCCGCGTCGGCCACGTCGCAGGCGTACCCGCGGTGCCCCTCGCCCGTTAGCCCGTCCGCCGCCGCCTGCGCCCGCGCGCCGTCGCGGGCGACCACGGCCACCTTCGCGCCCGCGCTCGCAAGCTCCTGCGCGA from Longimicrobiaceae bacterium includes:
- a CDS encoding SDR family NAD(P)-dependent oxidoreductase, which codes for MELSGQVALVTGGSRGIGLAIAQELASAGAKVAVVARDGARAQAAADGLTGEGHRGYACDVADAAAVNELVKRVEDEMGGLDVLVNNAGVTRDNVLMRIKDDDWTEVLDTNLRGAFNTIRAATRGMMKRRSGRVIN